The following proteins are co-located in the Tetrapisispora phaffii CBS 4417 chromosome 4, complete genome genome:
- the ZIP1 gene encoding Zip1p (similar to Saccharomyces cerevisiae ZIP1 (YDR285W); ancestral locus Anc_5.296), translated as MSNFFRDNSVAFKPRTNIFSRLSLRDQNEQSTNLNDISEAKRKDEIKGNLNSVNETFYGSNSEHSSQMFSSAILSPDNTNATEDTTGNIMDKKAIKDNKDISVAPSISNKKFDESEEDELEITEVRNLTPTNMFYPDTANNYPEDTSTVVDKKLTSINTGAKNTDTNYNNHSLETSSNDVLLDAFNNTQKICSVLKIELQNAQQDNKKLKNKIQATDEETNKLASKFAEYKKKICDLEQKIKWFDEQKNHNDNKLHDLKKTNQLVVAKINDLKTNYESIGVTVSNLKRSKMMTETELNKKNKEIEYLQKELDDCSGQLSEEKIRNNNLILEFNTIKTQNTEINESMKKNFNEFDSMLKTFINERFINCLKDESSNTKEEILKTFEIKLKENENNIKQNYQDDVVILKEFCKTENNNIINSINSSFSNTVSDSSSTLEKSIMQNIHNGNDKVIENSNNMKNCIDEVKIQLVEDRNQINAEISKFSSLMSEYKEFEKKLETVSQENTELKIQKTQLLTSIGTKEAQYEELLNQVGNLKLSTTTLEENEKCLKDQTEKLLEKVSEYEKSIERLKNLESNSSANYENKLASQVTISNTLTSENDMLKNMVKRLEESKEQLSHENNKKFENHQKLLDQVSELNIELVHLKAGELELKEENYTLKKTIENNKSNFEENSSSVKRFQQKIIELESDKQEYMSEKLDLLDKIEEKENRILKLANEVKVLEKETNQLKNYKNAQSNMSRPNATTSKPNNIQKRDTKTLEGEKDSLLLSQLENTTNKKRKKTIAKEKLIIQEEPKEDNIIKSYDNFDLSSSLNDDLEMIFPSQVELKINKKPNQRNNSHYTHDPYPNTRKKMLLSDDFTSKLEKGPNPVQTSSVKKRKGIK; from the coding sequence ATGTCTAATTTCTTTAGAGATAATTCCGTTGCTTTTAAACCACGAACTAATATATTCTCACGTTTATCTTTAAGAGATCAAAATGAGCAATCAAccaatttaaatgatatttccGAAGCTAAACGTAAAGATGAGATCAAAGGTAACTTAAATTCGGTAAACGAAACCTTTTATGGCTCTAACAGCGAACATTCCTCGCAAATGTTTTCTAGTGCAATTTTATCACCTGATAATACTAATGCAACAGAAGATACTACAGGTAATATTATGGATAAGAAAGCTATTAAAGacaataaagatatttctGTCGCTCCATCAATtagtaataaaaaatttgatgaaagtgaagaagatgaacTAGAAATAACTGAGGTAAGAAACTTGACTCCAACTAACATGTTTTATCCTGATACTGCGAATAATTACCCAGAAGATACCTCAACTGTGGTTGATAAAAAACTTACCTCCATTAATACTGGGGCTAAAAATACGGACACCAATTATAACAATCATTCGTTAGAGACCTCATCTAATGATGTTTTACTTGATGCGTTCAATAATACCCAAAAAATATGCTctgttttaaaaattgagTTACAAAATGCACAacaagataataaaaaattgaaaaataaaatacaagCCACTGATGAAGAGACTAATAAACTTGCTTCAAAATTTGCtgaatacaaaaaaaaaatttgcGATCTAGAGCAAAAGATCAAATGGTTTGACGAGCAAAAGAATcataatgataataaattacatGACTTAAAGAAAACCAATCAGTTAGTTGTTGCAAAAATCAACGATCTTAAAACTAATTATGAAAGTATCGGTGTCACTGTgtcaaatttgaaaagatCAAAAATGATGACAGAAACggaattaaataaaaaaaataaagaaattgaatatcTACAGAAAGAACTAGATGATTGTTCTGGTCAGCTTAGTGAAGAAAAGATCAggaataataatttaatctTGGAATTCAACACTATAAAAACACAAAATACTGAAATAAATGAATcgatgaaaaaaaattttaatgaattcgATTCTATGTTGaaaacatttattaatgagagattcattaattgtttaaaagATGAAAGTTCAAATACGAAAGAAGAGATCTTGAAAACgtttgaaataaaattaaaagaaaatgaaaataacattaaacAGAATTATCAAGATGATGTCGTAATCTTAAAAGAGTTTTGCAAaactgaaaataataatattattaattcaattaactCAAGTTTTTCTAATACGGTCTCTGACTCTTCTTCAACTTtagaaaaatcaattatgCAGAATATTCATAATGGCAATGATAAAGTCATAGAAAACAGCaataatatgaaaaattgtATTGATGAAGTTAAGATCCAGTTAGTTGAAGATagaaatcaaattaatgctgaaatttcaaaattttcatcTCTTATGTCGGAATATAAGGAATTCGAAAAGAAGTTAGAAACTGTGTCACAAGAAAATACTGAACTAAAAATACAGAAAACTCAATTATTAACTTCAATTGGTACAAAAGAAGCACAATACGAGgaattattgaatcaaGTAGgaaatttgaaactttCAACCACAACTCTcgaagaaaatgaaaagtgTTTAAAAGAtcaaactgaaaaattattagagaAAGTGTCAGAGTATGAAAAGAGCATTgaaagattaaaaaatctTGAATCGAATTCGTCAGCAAACTATGAAAATAAGTTGGCGTCACAAGTCACAATTTCCAATACTCTAACATCAGAAAATGAtatgttaaaaaatatggTAAAGCGTTTAGAAGAGTCCAAAGAACAGCTCAGCCatgaaaacaataaaaagtTTGAGAACCATCAAAAACTGCTCGATCAAGTAAGTGAACTTAATATCGAGTTAGTTCACTTAAAAGCAGGCGAATTGgaattaaaagaagagaattatacattaaaaaaaacaatagaGAATAACAAATCTAATTTTGAAGAGAATAGTAGCAGTGTCAAAAGGTTccaacaaaaaataatcgAATTGGAATCTGATAAGCAAGAATATATGTCTGAAAAGTTAGACTTacttgataaaattgaagaaaaggAAAATCGGATTTTGAAGTTGGCTAATGAAGTTAAAGTTTTAGAGAAGGAAACCAATcagttgaaaaattataaaaatgcACAGTCTAACATGAGCAGACCAAATGCAACTACTAGCAAACCTAATAACATTCAAAAGAGAGACACGAAAACTTTAGAAGGAGAGAAAGATAGTTTACTACTATCTCAATTAGAGAATACCACtaataaaaagagaaaaaaaacTATAGCAAAAGAAAAGTTAATTATTCAAGAAGAACCAAAGGAGGATAATATCATTAAGAGCTACGATAATTTTGATCTTTCGTCATCattaaatgatgatttagaGATGATTTTCCCATCTCAGGTTGAACTAAAAATTAACAAGAAACCGAACCAGAGAAACAATTCACATTACACACACGATCCATATCCTAATACCAGAaagaaaatgttattatCTGATGATTTTACAAgtaaattagaaaaaggTCCTAATCCTGTGCAAACTTCATCAGTGAAGAAACGAAAGGGAATCAAATAA
- the MGP12 gene encoding Mgp12p (similar to Saccharomyces cerevisiae YDR286C; ancestral locus Anc_5.295), with amino-acid sequence MIQRVFSRSIHYSRPAQNLNNVRLTLFSKANCGLCTKAKTVLSSVLEEDKYKDKVQLNLIDIDSPNNKEWWDKYCFDIPVLHIENNKSGEISKIFHKMTESEVKDGIHEME; translated from the coding sequence atgatcCAACGAGTATTTTCAAGATCTATTCACTATAGTAGACCAGCACAAAATCTAAACAACGTACGTTTAACGTTGTTTTCTAAAGCCAATTGTGGTTTGTGCACGAAGGCCAAGACTGTTTTAAGTTCTGTTCTTGAGGAAGacaaatataaagataaGGTGCAGCTCaatttaattgatattgattCTCCAAATAATAAGGAATGGTGGGAcaaatattgttttgaTATTCCTGTTCTGCATATAGAAAACAACAAATCAGGTGAGATATCGAAGATATTTCATAAGATGACAGAATCAGAGGTTAAAGATGGTATTCATGAAATGGAATAA